The following nucleotide sequence is from Pseudomonas sessilinigenes.
CGCCAGGATCGGGAATTGCAGGGCGTTGATCGACGCCGACTTGCCCAGGTTGTTCGCACCGTAGACCGACAGCGGCTCTTCCAGGGGGAACAGGCCCAGGCTGTAGCCAGCGGTGTTCAAAAGGGCAAAGCGGCGGATGCCGTAGCGTTCCTTGCTCATGCGTCGAGCTCCTGTTCTTCGGCGATGGCCCGGGCCAGCGCGTCTTCTTCACTTTCCTCGGACTCGTCGAATTCGCTCAGGTCCAGCGGGTCATCGGTTTGCAGCAGTTTCTCGTCGCTGTCCTCGTCCACCAGCACCGGGGTCGGCAATGGCAGCACGCTGTGCAGGCTGGCCGCCAGGTCGCGGTCTTGCTGTACCGACAGGCAGACGTCGAGGAAGCGGTGCATCGGCGGCAGGAAGCGGTAGATCCCCGGTTCCTCCAGGGCGAAGCCCAGCTGGGTCATGCGGCGCATGATCTTTTCTTCCAGCTCTTCCTGGGTTTGCACCTCGGCCTGGATGAACAGGTCGCGGTACTTGTCCAGCAGCGAGGGCAGCTCGTCGCGGCCCAGGCTGCCGCCGTCGAGCACGGCGATCGGGTCGCGGCCCTGGTCGGCCAGGTGCTCCACCAGGATGAAGGTGAACAGCGCCAGGCGTTGGGCGGTCTTGTTCACCTGCGCGGCGGCGTTGTCCGGCACGAAGTAATAGAAGCCGCGGGTATCGCACACCAGCTCGAAGCCCAGGGCCTTGAACAGGGTGCGGTACTGGTCCTGGAAGTTCGACAGTTGCGCGTACAGCTCCGGATCGCGGCGGCTGACGTGGTAGCCCTTGAACAGCTCGCGGAAGATCGGCGCCAGCTGGGACAGTTCGGAAAGATCAAGATGCATTGGCATTACTCGCAGTTTGCTCGGGCTGGTCGTCGCGAGCCGAGAGCAGGGCGAAGGAGCGCAGGCTGACCTGGTGCTCCTGGGTGTGGTATTCGCGGCGTTCGAGACGCTCGCGCTTGAAGCGTTTTTCCCGGGACAAGCGGGAGAACCAGTACAGCAACTCGTCGGTGGCGCCGTCCGGTTCCTGGTCCAGCAGCCAGCTCATCAGGTCCGGCATCGGCAGCGCGTTCTCGCAGCGTTCGAGCATTTCCCGGACCGTGCGTGGCGCCTTGGGGGCCAGGCCCTTGTGGGTCTTGTGGGCCTTGGGGAAGCGCGCCGGCTTGGGCTCGAAGCGGGCCAGGGCGTAGACATAGGCCTCCACCTGGCCGGAGCTGCCGAGGAAGGTACTCTGCGGGCGGGTGAACATCGGCATCGCCGCCTGGGGCACCGCGTCGATGCCCTTGCGCCGGATGACCGACAGGGCCAGGGCGGCGCCACGGGTCACGGCATTGTGCCGGCGGGCCTCTTCGCGCAGCGGCAGCAGCAGTTCCCGGGCATGGCGCAGGGTCAACTGGGCGCTGGTCTGCATCTCCAGGATCCGCGCGTGGGTGCGCAGCAGCATGTCGTCGTCCACCAGGTGGCCCAGGCGCTGCTGTTCGGTGAGCATGCGCAGCAGCACGTTCTCCACCTTGCGCACGCCCTGCTCGAACGCGCCGTCGGCGTTCACCAGCTGGATCATCGGCTCGACGTATTCGTCCCAGGTGGCCAGCACCTCGGCGTAGCGCTGGCGCAGGGGGATCTGCCGGTCGCTGGTCTTGGCCCGTTCGGCCACTGCCACCAGGGCCTGTTCGTCGTTGGCAAGTTTCTTCAGGACATCGCGTACCCGCATGTCCAGCAGGCGCAACTGGCGCGCCAGGTCGTGGCCGTCGCGGATCTCGAAGGCGTCCTGGATGTAGCCTGCCAGGCGCTCCAGGTGGCGCAGGTAGGCTTCGATCTCCAGGCACAGGCCCAGGCGGTGTTCACGCCGCAGGTAGGCGAGGAAGTCGTGGATCTGCGCGTTGAGCTCGAAGCGGTTCGGGCTTTTCGCCACCGGGACCAGGATGTCCAGGCGTATCCATACGTCCAGCAGGTTGGTGATGTCCTGGGGCGTACTGTCCAGTTGCTGGGTGGCCAGTTGTGAGCGCAGTTCGGCAAGACTCAGGGTGCCTTGGTCGAAGTGCTCGCACAGTGGCTCCAGAAGTGCCCAGTGTTCGGCTAGGGCGCGCAACACGCGCTTGGGTTCGATCATCGGAATGGCCGGCTGGTTGGCAATGAAAAGCGGCGATTGTACTGCATCAGGGGGCTGACAATTCACCCCCGGGCCCAGCTAAGAGACGGACTGTCGCTTTTGGGCCTCATCAACTGCGGGCGATCTTCGGCGAAGGACGGTAGAATCCCCCACCTCAGTTATCCACAAGTGGCCGACCCTTGCTTATCGAGTCCCGTCGTCGCGCTTATCTGTCCGCCATGCAGGTGGTCAGTTGGTTGCCGCGCAGCGAATTGCCCTTTGCCGCCCCCTCGCGCCCCGAACTGCTGGTTTTGCCGGAGCCGGTGGTGGAGGCGCCGCCTGCGCCCGTCGCCGAGGCCCGGGCCGCAGCGGCCCCGGTGGTGCGCAGTGTCGAGCGGCCGAAGATCGAAGTGCCGCGCCCGGCTGCGGCCTCTGCCCGCCCGGCCGCCAAGCCCGTGGTCGAGGACGAGGAAGCCGCCCCGGTGGTCAAGGCGCCGGTGGTGCCACCGCCGCGCTTCGCCCTGCAACTGTTGCGGGCCGGACGTTGCCTGTTGCTGGTGGAATTGCCCACCGGCGAGGCGTTCCAGAGCCGCGACCCAGCCTACCTGCTGCTCAAGGACATGCTGCGCGCCGCCGGCCTGCCGGACAGCCCGCAGATCCTCGCCGAGCCGGTGAGCTGGCCGCGCCTGACCCGGGGCAACCTGGACCAGGGCCCCGAGGCCGCACGGGATTTCGTCCAGGCCTTTGTCGGCATGCGGGTCGAAGAACAACCCTGTGCCTGCCTGTGGCTGGTAGGCCTGCCGGCCATACGTTTTGCCGGCGAGGCCGATGCCGAGGCTTACAACCGCGAACTGGAGGTCGAAGGCCTGGGTTCGGCCTGGGCCTTGCCCGGGCTGGAGTTGTTGATGGAAGAGCCACAGCGCAAGGCCGATGTCTGGCAAGCCATGCGCCGGTTGATGGCGCGCTGGAAAAGCAATGATGAGTAAGAGTAGCGATGAGTGACGCGTTGACCTTCCGCCTGGCCACCGAGGCGGACCTGGATGCCATCCTGAAGATCGAATATGCCGCGTTCAGCCACCCCTGGACCCGCGGCATCTTCATGGATGCCTTCAAATCCTATGAAGTCTGGCTGATGTTCGAAGGCAGCCAGCAAGTGGGGCACGGGGTGATCCAGGTGATCATCGACGAGGCCCACCTGCTGAACATCACCGTCAAGCCGGAAAACCAGGGCCGCGGCCTGGGCCTGCACCTGCTGGAGGCACTGATGAAGCGCGCCTACCAGAAGGACGCTCGGGAATGCTTCCTGGAAGTGCGCTCCAGTAACCAGACCGCCTATCGGCTCTATGAACGTTATGGCTTCAATGAAGTCGGGCGTCGCCGCGACTACTACCCCGCAGTAGGTGGGCGCGAAGACGCCCTGGTCATGGCCTGCACCCTGGTGGACTGAGTCCCGGTCGGCTGGCGGCAGGCCATGTTCGATTCAGGGCTTGCCGTCCAGTGGCTTGCGCCTGGCCAGTTCGGCTTCATCCAGACCGACGCCACCCCCGATATCCCTTTCATCGACGATACTCAGGTCCCAGTCGGCCGGTTTGTTGGCCCCCTGTTCCCAAGCGGAACGGGCGCCATCCTCGGGGATCAGGATCTCCGGGCTGAGGTCGTCATCGGTTGAGCCGTCTTCGGTGATTGTGTGGCCATGGCCGCTGCCGGGAGCCAGGTCATTGAAGTGCAACTCCTCCATGGAGCCCATGCGGTCCTGGTCATCATCGATGGGAGCGGGCTGTACAGCCCTGTAGGGGCGTCGTGATTCAGTCATGGCGACTACTCATGCTCAGGGGCGGACAAGGCGGTAGACCCGGCCCCATCGGTGAAGATTCCCCCTCCAGGGATGAACGGTATCTGAGTCTCCCGCGTGACCCCGACCGATGGTCGTCTGTCAAACCTGCGCATCATTCCTGAGGCTTCACAGCATGAACGAACTACAAGACCTGATTGATAACAACGAGCGTTGGGCCGAAGCGATCAAGCAGCAGGATCCGGATTTCTTCTCCAAGCTCGCTCGCCAGCAGACGCCGGAGTACCTGTGGATCGGCTGTTCGGACGCGCGAGTGCCTGCCAACGAGATCGTCGGCATGTTGCCAGGCGACCTGTTCGTACACCGCAATGTGGCCAACGTGGTACTGCACACCGACCTCAATTGCCTGTCGGTGATCCAGTACGCGGTAGACGTACTCAAGGTCAAGCACATCCTGGTCACCGGCCACTACGGTTGCGGTGGCGTGCGGGCTTCGATGCAGGATCGCCAGCTGGGCCTGATCGATGGCTGGCTGCGGTCGATCCGCGACCTGTACTACGAGCATCGCGAGGCGCTGGGACAACTGGCCACGGAGGAGGAGCGGGTCGATCGCCTGTGTGAATTGAACGTGATCCAGCAAGTGGCCAACGTCGGCCACACCAGCATCGTGCAGAACGCCTGGCACCGCGGTCAGAGCCTGTCGATCCACGGCTGCATCTATGGCATCAAGGATGGTCGCTGGAAGAGCCTGAACACCACCATCAGTGGCTCCGAGCAGTTGCCGCCGCAGTACCGCCTGCGCCCGGTGGGCGCAGTCTAGGCCCTCCACCGTGTAGCGCTGCAGGCGATAGCCGCTGCAGCGCTACAGAGGCTTTACAGGTGTGGCACCTCGGTGCTCGGGGCAGGCGCCGGGGCCTTGAGCTGGTCGAGCTGGAGCTTGACCGGCGCGCTGCTGCATTTGGCCGCGGCCTGCTGCTCGTCCAGCTTGCGCACCGAGGTGTAGAACATCTCGCAAGTCTGCACCTTCTGCGTGACTTGCCAGGTCTGGGTGCAGCGGTCGAGCAGTACCTTGGCGTCGCTCCCGGGCTTGCTGCCCATGCCAGCCTGCCAGCAGGCCGCACTCAAATCCTGCCCCATGACCTTCAAGCCGGCGGCATCGGCCTTGGCCTGGTCATTGTCGTAGTTGGCCGGGTCCGCCGCGTACCAGATGTAGCTGGGGTGGTTGGAGCCCAGCACCGGCACCTTGAGGCCCTCGCTGGGGCTGATCTGTGCCAGGCCCAGCACATTGACCGTGACCCCGTACTGTTGCTTGAGCCAGCTGCGTACCGGCGCGCCGAAGGCCACCATCGGCAAGGCCACGCCTTTGGCACCCTGGCTGACCTGCTTGACCATGGTGGTCTGGTAGCTGTTGAAGTAGCTGTAGACGCCTTCCAGGTCCTTGCCTGCGTTGGATGGAGCGGCGATAGGTGCGATGTCGACGATGGTCTGGTAGGCCGGGGTCTGCGTACTGGCGATGCCATTGGCGGTGAGCAGGGTGGCCCAGCGATCGGTCGTGGCCGACTCCAGGTAGTCCTGGTAGCGGGTCAGCGAATAGTCCGGTGGGAAATGCAGCAGCTCTACGCTCTTGCGATTCTCCAGGGCCATGCCCAGGGGCAGGAACAGATACCAGCTGTAGTTCCAGTGACCGTCGCTGTTGAGCTGGCTGGCGCCCTTGTACGCCAGGTCCCCGGCATCCAGCAGGGCGCTCAGGGGTTTGTCATAGCCGGCCGGAACGCCGGTGATGGAGGCCAGCACCTTGTCGCCCTCGGTCTTGACGCTGACCTTGGCGCCGGCATACCCGTCGCGCTGCACGCTTTGGGTCAGGTAGTGGGCCACCGTCTGCTCCAGGCTCCAGTTGCGATAGCAGATGACGTTGCAGTTGTTGGGGTAGGCGAACAGCCGAGTGACTCGCTGGGGGCTGCCCAGGTCGACTGTGACATCGGCCTGGGCCGTGGCGCAGAGGGCGGTAGTGGCCAGGGCGAGGGCCAGTCCTGCAGTCTTGAACATGCTCAGATCCTTTTCAGCGTGAACCCCCAAAAGGGGCAAAACAGGTTGCAGAGGTCGCGAAGTTCCCTGCCTTCAAGCGCAGCCGATCGCTCAGGGCGGATACAGCGAGGTCAGCGGAAAGCCAGGATAGTACAAATGGCAAAACACGCAGAGCAGGACCATCAGCGGCAGGAAGACCATCTGCAGCGGGCTCCAGTGCGCCCAATGCAAGGCCGTCAGCCATGGATGGCTGGCGCTCAGTTGCGGGTCGATACGGCCTACTCGCTGGGACTGCAGCAGATTGAGCAGGATCATGCCCAGGTAGGTGAGTAGGCCCAGCGTGCCCTGGATCGCACCGAACAGGGCAAGGAGCGCCAGCTGGGGAAGGCCGTGGCGCAGCACCAGCCACTTGCCCTCGGGGTCGAAGGCCTTTGGAATCCAGCGCTCGCTGAGCCACAGGTCCTGCACGATCACATGGGGAGCCAGGCGTATCCAGCGGCTCATGAACAGCAAGCCGATCCAGACCGGAACCCAGCCCAGCGCCGCCGCGAGCATGATGCTAAAGCCCGGCGAGTAATGGTTCTGCCCGAGGAAATACAAGGCCAGTGCCAAGCTGGTGCCGGCCCAGAGCCTGGTCCATGACTGCTCGGCGACGGGGCGTTGCAGGTAGCGCAGCCAGTAGTACACGTCCGGTTGCGGCAGCCGCTCGAGCAGCGCCGGGTAGCGCAGCGAGAGCATTTGCGCCAGGCGGTGGAAGGCTTGCCAATGATGCTGGTCGGTGTTGCGCAGGAGCTGTTGTTGCTGCCTGGCGCTCATGGGCTTGAGCAGCAGGTGGGCCGCGAGGATGTCGGGCTCCCAGATTCGTTCATCTTCGCTCTTGAGCTGCTGGAGCCGATAGAAACTCTCCTGCTGGCGGCGCTGCATCAGGCTTTCCCAGGCTTCGGCGGGTTCCGGATGCACGCCGTTCTTGTCGTCCCAGTGCAACAGTTGGCATACCTGTTCCAGTAGCGCCAGGCTCCACGAGTGGTCGTTGAGCAATTGCAGTACCTGGCTTTGCCACCTCTGGCGCTGATCGAACACCTGCAGCCAGGGTTCTTTGTCATAGGCGGCCAGTTGCTGGAGGAAGGCCCGGTCGTCCTCGACCTCCAGGTGGGCTTGCAGGCTCTTGCAGTAGTGCTGCAGCAGGGTCTGCGCCAGGGTTTGCTGTTGCCCGGCGCTCATCGGTACCTGCTGCCAGGGCGTCAGCCATTGCAGGTGTTCCACGGCCCACGAGGCGATGGCGACACGGACCTGGGGGCGCTCGAAGCAATGCTGCAACAGGCCGGCCTCGAAGCCTGGCGCACAATCTGAAAGCCGGGCTTGCTGCCAGCGCTGCGTGAGGTTCTCCGGCGTCAGGCCCTGCAGCAGCCGGCGCTGGGGCTGATCGACTGTCCTGGCTTCGGGAGCTGGGGAGTCGATGTCCAGCAGCCGTGACCATTCTCGCAGGTTCTGCGGTTCGGCCTGGACGGCCAGCAATGGCGAAGGCGCCTGTATGCCAGCGGCTGGCTCCTGGCGCTGGCGAGCGTGGGAGCGGGCTTGTTCGTAGGCTTCACGCAGGCGCTGGAAGCCCTCGGCATCCTCCTCCGGGCGCAGGGTCTTGAGACACCGGGCATAGCTGCGCTTGATCGTGCGCTCATCGGCGTCTTCCGGCAGTTGCAGTAGCGACCAACAGTCCATGTCGCGGCTCCCTCAGTGCCAGTGGCCGTGTTCCAGGCGTTGCAATTGTTCGTTGAGCTGGCTGCGCACCTCACGAATCCGGCGTTCATCCTGGGTCTCCAGCACTTGCTGGAACTGCCCGGCCCAGTAACCGATCTGCTCGCGTAGATCCCCCAGGCTTTCCTGGTAGAGGCGTTCCAGGCGGGCACTGAGCAGGGTGTTGACCTGTTGATCCCGGGGATGGATTTTCAATTGCGCCAGGGCCTGCAAGCGCTCCTGGATTTCTTCCGGGCTCAGCACCCCGGGGTTGTTCTCGATCACCAGGCAATGACTTTCCCCGGTCAGGGGAATGGTGACCTGGGCCTCCAGCAAGCCGTTGATGTCATAGGTGAAGCGTACGTCCAGCGACACTTCCCCCGCCGGGCGCTTGGGCACATTCATTTCCAGCTGGCCCAGGGCGACGTTGTCGCGGACCAGGCGGCTTTCGCCCTGGAAGATCTTCAGCAGCACCTGTTCCTGGTTGTCGTGCAGGGTATGCACGGTCTTGACCCGGCTGACCGGCACCACGCTGTTGCGCTCGATGATCGGCAAGTAGTGCCCGGTCTCGATCTGCTTGCCGTATTGCTGGGAGGTCTCGATGCCCAGGGTGTAGGAGCAGACGTCGGTCAGCACCACTTCTTCGAGCGCCGCTGCACGCGCCTTGAGCGCAGCCTGCACCGCGGCGCCCTGGGCGACGACCTGGTCCGGGTCGAGGGTGATCGAGGGAAAGCGGCCGAATAGCCCGGCGGCCAGCTTGCGCACCAGCGGCATGCGGGTCGCGCCGCCCACCAGCAGGATCTCATCCAGGTCGCTGACGCGGATCCGGGCATCGCGCAGGGCCCGCTCGATAGGCGCTCGCAGGCGTTCCAGCAGCGGTGCATAGAGTTGCGCCAACTGCGCCTGGGTGATGACCTGGCTCCACTCTCGACCATCCAGGCGCAAGGTGAATTCGGCGCTGCTGTCCTGGCCCAGGGCGCGGCGGACTCGCTCAGCCTCGCGACGCAAGGGCTGGAGTACCTCGTGGCGTTCGGGAAAGCCCGGGGCCTGGGCGTGCTGTTCGAGAAAATGCTCCAGCAGCAGGCTGTCGAAATCTTCGCCGCCAAGGAAGTTGTCCCCGGCGCTGGCGCGCACTTCCATGACGCCATCGAACAGCTCCAGGATCGAAACGTCGAACGTGCCGCCGCCCAGGTCGAAGACCAGGAACGAGGTTTCCTTGTCACGCTGGTGCAGGCCGTAGGCCAGGGCGGCGGCGGTGGGTTCGTTGATCAGTTTCTCCACCTTCAGCCCTGCCAGTTCGCCAGCGATCCGCGTGGCCTTGCGCTGGGCATCGCTGAAGTAGGCCGGAACGCTGATCACGGCTTCGACCACCGGCTCGCCATAGGCGCGTTCGACATCCTCCTTGAGGCTCTTGAGGACCAGCGCAGACAGTTCTTCCGGCCGCCATGAGCGCTCGCCCAGGCGCACTTCGGTGGCGCTGCCCATGTAGCGCTTGAACAGGGCCGTGGTCAGGTGCGGGTGGGTATGCAGGCGTTCCCTGGCGGCTTGTCCCACCAGGACCCGGCCTTCGTCGTCCAGGCCGACCACGCTGGGTGTCAGTAACTGGCCCAGGGCGTTGGGCACCAGCTCGCTGGATGTTTCGCGCCAGACCGCGACCAGGCTGTTGGTGGTTCCCAGGTCGATGCCTACGATCATGACGACGCACTCCCTTGTTGGCGCAAAACGTGTGAAACAGATAAGTGGCGCGCAGGATATTACCCGGCAGGGGAAGGGGTAAAGCGAATGATGTCACATGGCTATTATTGGCGCTAAAGGTCGGCGCTAAAGACTGTCGAGTCCGCCAGGTTGTGCAGGGCGCACAACCTGGGGGCTCCAGGCTGGCGCTTCCGAGCGGAGCGCCAGCCTGGCCTGGTCAGGCCTTGAAGTGCAGGGCGTTGGTCAGGTCGCCCATGGGCTTCTGGCCACGGGCGATCATGGCGTCGTCACGTTCCTTGATGCCATCCAGGGTTTCTAGCTGGAAGACCCGGGTGATCAGGCGCAGGATCGAGGCGGTGTCGTAGACCGTGTGGTCCACTGTGCCCTTGCGGGCGAACGGCGATACCACCAGCGCCGGAATCCGGGTACCCGGGCCCCAGCGGTCGCCCTGGGGCGGTGCCACGTGGTCCCACCAGCCGCCGTTCTCGTCGACGGTGACGATCACCACCATGTTTTTCCACTGCGGGCTCTCGCGCAGCACTTTCAGCGCCCGGTCGATATGTCGATCGCCGGCGGCGACATCGGCATAACCGGCGTGCAGGTTGAGGTTGCCCTGGGGTTTGTAGAAGGTCACTGCCGGCAGCTTGCCGGCCTCGGCGTCGGCGAAGAACTTGTTGGTGCTCGCCTCATCGCCCAGGCCACCGTCACGCAGGCGCTTGGCCCGTTCGCCGGGGTTCTCCGGCCCCTGGCGCAGGAAGTAGTTGAACGGCTGGTGGTGGTACTGGAAGTTGGGGATCTTGGGAATCCCGCTGGAGTCCTTGAACTGGTCGATGGTGGCCTGCCAGGCGCCGCCGTACCAGGCCCAGTCGACATTCTTCTTCGACAGCTTGTCGCCGATATGCTCGTGGGTCTGGGGCACCAGCACGCTGGGCAGGTCGGGTTTGGCGTAGTCCGGGCGTTCAGGGTCGCGGATCCAGGTCGGCCAGTAGGGCGGGGCCATGGTATTGACCGCGTAGCCATCCGGAGTGAGTGCGCTGGGTCCGAATTGCGGCGCACCGTCCATGGCACTGGCCGGGGATTTCTCCAGGGGCTTGAGGCGAGTGCCCTTGGGGTCATCGCCTTGTACGGAGGCAATCTGCGACTTGGCCACCGAATTGGCAGCGTCCGGGTAGAACGGCACCTTGGCGCTGATCAGGTACTGGTGGTTGAGGAACGAGCCGCCAAAGGCGCCCTGGAAGAAGTTGTCGCAGAGCACGAACTCCCGGGCCACGTCCCACAGGCGCAGGGAGTAGCGAGTCTGGGCATAGTGACCCATGGTCAGGGCCCCGGAGTCGGCCCAGGCCACGAAACCATCGTTCTTGCCACCGTTGATCTGCATCTGGTTCTGGTAGAACACGTGCCACAGGTCGCGAGTCACCAGGCCCAGGGGCAGGTCTTCGCCATTGGGGCCCTTGAGGGCGAACGGCGCGTTGGGCAGGTTTTCCTGGAACTGGGTTTCCACCGGGTAGGTGACGCCATCCACTGTTTGCGGACCCACCTGCAAGATACCGCCCCAGATCGGCGGCAATTTACTCAGCAGGCTGCCATCACGGTCACGTTGCTGGTAGGCCTCGGGCTTGAGCGCCGACAGCGGTTGTTCCACACCCGGGAAGTTGGCGAACAGGTTATTGAAGCTGCGGTTCTCGGCGAAGACCACTACCACGTTCTTCACTTGCTCGCGCAGGGCCTTGTCCAGCTCAACGGGAGACAGTGGGCGCTCGTCCGGTTTGTTCCCGGGCTCGCCGGCCTTGCCGCAGGCACTCAGGGTGGCACCGACCCCCAGAACCGCGACGCCGCCTAGGAAGCGGCGGCGGCTGGTGTCTGTGGGTTGGTCGGTGGCAGGCTCTGCCGTGTCACGCAGGTCGGTATCGTCGCTCATGGAGGCTCCTTGCTCGTCTCTCTTAGAAATAGTTACAAAGTATTTCGGTCGCACGGTAACAACCGAATGTGACGCAAAGACTACAGGAATACTTTCCTGGAACAGCATGGCCAGCCGAGAAAAGTCTCAAGCCCGGGCCTTAGCGCAGGTTATCCACAGGCCGCCACTGCAAGCGGCGCCCCGTGGACAACTGGGCCTGTGCCTCAGGGCGTCATCGGTGGCAGATAGGCCAGGGTGCTGCCCAGGGCCCAGAGCAGTACCAGCACCAGGGGGGCATGCACCAGCAACTGGACGAAGGAAAAACCGATCAGGTCCCGTGCCTTCAAGCCCAGGACTCCCAGCAGCGGCAGCATGTAGAAGGGGTTGATCAGGTTCGGCAGGGCCTCGGCGGCGTTGTAGATCTGCACCGCCCAGCCCAGGTGGTATTGCAGGTCATTGGCCACTTGCATCACGTAGGGCGCCTCGATGATCCACTTGCCGCCGCCGGAGGGGATGAAGAAGCCCAGTACCGCCGAGTACAGGCCCATCAGCAGGGCATAGGTATCGTGGGAGGCGATCTGCACGAAGAAGGTCGAGATATGGTGGGCCAGGGTCTGGCCGTCCACGCCCTTGACCACGGTCATCAGGGCTGCGATGGAACCGTACAGCGGGAACTGGATCAGCACTCCGGTGGTGGTCGGCACGGCCCGGGCCACGGCGTCCAGGAAGCTGCGCGGGCGCCAGTGCAACAGGGCCCCGGCCATCAGGAACAGGAAATTGTAGGTGTTGAGCCCGGAAATGGCCGTGATCGCAGGTTTGGTGGCGAACTCGTGATACAGCCAGCCGGCAGCCAGCAGCGCCAGGACAATGGTCAGCAACGGGCTGTACTCCAGCCACTCGCCTGGGCGGCTGCGGGGCTGTGGCTTGGGCATGCTGAAGCCTGGATCGACGCCACAGGCCTGGGCATCCCGGGCACTGTTGGGGCCCGGGGCAGTGGCGTAGGCAACCACCAGCGAGACCACGATCAGGGCCAGCAGCAAGACTCCCGACTGCCAGAGAAAGATGGTCTGGGTGAAGGGGATCACGCCCGTGATGGCCAGGATCGAGGGGGGCAGGCTGCCAGGGTTGGCTTGCAATTGCGCCGCCGAGGACGACAGGCCCAGAGCCCAGACCGCACCCAGGCCCAGGTAGGCGGCCGCTCCGGCGGCGCGGTAGTCCATGCGCAATTCGGTGCGCCTTGCCAGGGCCCGGACCAGCAGGCCGCCGAACACCAGCGACAGGCCCCAGTTGAGCAGCGACGCCAGCATCGAGATCAGCGCTACCCAGGCCACTGCGGAGCGCCCGTTGCCTGGAACATGCGCCAGCTTGTCGATCAGCTTCACCGCCGGCGGCGAGCTGGCTACCACATAACCGCCAATGACCACGAAGGCCATTTGCATGGTGAAGGGAATCAGGCTCCAGAAGCCATCGCCGAAGGCCATGGCGGTATCGGTGGGCTTGGCGCCCATGGCCAGGGTGGCCAGGGCGACGATGATCACCGCCAGCGCGGCGAACACCCAGGAATCGGGAAACCAGCGTTCGGCCCAGTTGGAGCAGCCCAGGGCGAAGCGGGCAGAGCGGCTATCTTGAATATCGGCGGCCACGAAAGTACCTCGGATTTCTTATGTTTATAAGGAGGTCGGCCGCCCCGGACAGGAGCGGTCGAGAACTGTGCAAGAATGCGGCAATTGCCACGGACTGCAAAGGACTGAACCGCTATGTCATTTTCCCCTGAAGAACGCGCTGCACTGCTCAAGGTCAAGGGTGTCGGGCCTACCGTCGTCGGTCGGCTGGAGCAGTTGGGCATCGTTTCCCTGGCGC
It contains:
- the can gene encoding carbonate dehydratase, giving the protein MNELQDLIDNNERWAEAIKQQDPDFFSKLARQQTPEYLWIGCSDARVPANEIVGMLPGDLFVHRNVANVVLHTDLNCLSVIQYAVDVLKVKHILVTGHYGCGGVRASMQDRQLGLIDGWLRSIRDLYYEHREALGQLATEEERVDRLCELNVIQQVANVGHTSIVQNAWHRGQSLSIHGCIYGIKDGRWKSLNTTISGSEQLPPQYRLRPVGAV
- a CDS encoding molecular chaperone HscC gives rise to the protein MIVGIDLGTTNSLVAVWRETSSELVPNALGQLLTPSVVGLDDEGRVLVGQAARERLHTHPHLTTALFKRYMGSATEVRLGERSWRPEELSALVLKSLKEDVERAYGEPVVEAVISVPAYFSDAQRKATRIAGELAGLKVEKLINEPTAAALAYGLHQRDKETSFLVFDLGGGTFDVSILELFDGVMEVRASAGDNFLGGEDFDSLLLEHFLEQHAQAPGFPERHEVLQPLRREAERVRRALGQDSSAEFTLRLDGREWSQVITQAQLAQLYAPLLERLRAPIERALRDARIRVSDLDEILLVGGATRMPLVRKLAAGLFGRFPSITLDPDQVVAQGAAVQAALKARAAALEEVVLTDVCSYTLGIETSQQYGKQIETGHYLPIIERNSVVPVSRVKTVHTLHDNQEQVLLKIFQGESRLVRDNVALGQLEMNVPKRPAGEVSLDVRFTYDINGLLEAQVTIPLTGESHCLVIENNPGVLSPEEIQERLQALAQLKIHPRDQQVNTLLSARLERLYQESLGDLREQIGYWAGQFQQVLETQDERRIREVRSQLNEQLQRLEHGHWH
- the mksE gene encoding Mks condensin complex protein MksE; the encoded protein is MHLDLSELSQLAPIFRELFKGYHVSRRDPELYAQLSNFQDQYRTLFKALGFELVCDTRGFYYFVPDNAAAQVNKTAQRLALFTFILVEHLADQGRDPIAVLDGGSLGRDELPSLLDKYRDLFIQAEVQTQEELEEKIMRRMTQLGFALEEPGIYRFLPPMHRFLDVCLSVQQDRDLAASLHSVLPLPTPVLVDEDSDEKLLQTDDPLDLSEFDESEESEEDALARAIAEEQELDA
- a CDS encoding serine kinase/phosphatase gives rise to the protein MTESRRPYRAVQPAPIDDDQDRMGSMEELHFNDLAPGSGHGHTITEDGSTDDDLSPEILIPEDGARSAWEQGANKPADWDLSIVDERDIGGGVGLDEAELARRKPLDGKP
- a CDS encoding energy transducer TonB, whose protein sequence is MLIESRRRAYLSAMQVVSWLPRSELPFAAPSRPELLVLPEPVVEAPPAPVAEARAAAAPVVRSVERPKIEVPRPAAASARPAAKPVVEDEEAAPVVKAPVVPPPRFALQLLRAGRCLLLVELPTGEAFQSRDPAYLLLKDMLRAAGLPDSPQILAEPVSWPRLTRGNLDQGPEAARDFVQAFVGMRVEEQPCACLWLVGLPAIRFAGEADAEAYNRELEVEGLGSAWALPGLELLMEEPQRKADVWQAMRRLMARWKSNDE
- the rimI gene encoding ribosomal protein S18-alanine N-acetyltransferase; the protein is MSDALTFRLATEADLDAILKIEYAAFSHPWTRGIFMDAFKSYEVWLMFEGSQQVGHGVIQVIIDEAHLLNITVKPENQGRGLGLHLLEALMKRAYQKDARECFLEVRSSNQTAYRLYERYGFNEVGRRRDYYPAVGGREDALVMACTLVD
- a CDS encoding J domain-containing protein, which produces MDCWSLLQLPEDADERTIKRSYARCLKTLRPEEDAEGFQRLREAYEQARSHARQRQEPAAGIQAPSPLLAVQAEPQNLREWSRLLDIDSPAPEARTVDQPQRRLLQGLTPENLTQRWQQARLSDCAPGFEAGLLQHCFERPQVRVAIASWAVEHLQWLTPWQQVPMSAGQQQTLAQTLLQHYCKSLQAHLEVEDDRAFLQQLAAYDKEPWLQVFDQRQRWQSQVLQLLNDHSWSLALLEQVCQLLHWDDKNGVHPEPAEAWESLMQRRQQESFYRLQQLKSEDERIWEPDILAAHLLLKPMSARQQQQLLRNTDQHHWQAFHRLAQMLSLRYPALLERLPQPDVYYWLRYLQRPVAEQSWTRLWAGTSLALALYFLGQNHYSPGFSIMLAAALGWVPVWIGLLFMSRWIRLAPHVIVQDLWLSERWIPKAFDPEGKWLVLRHGLPQLALLALFGAIQGTLGLLTYLGMILLNLLQSQRVGRIDPQLSASHPWLTALHWAHWSPLQMVFLPLMVLLCVFCHLYYPGFPLTSLYPP
- the mksB gene encoding Mks condensin complex protein MksB; translation: MIEPKRVLRALAEHWALLEPLCEHFDQGTLSLAELRSQLATQQLDSTPQDITNLLDVWIRLDILVPVAKSPNRFELNAQIHDFLAYLRREHRLGLCLEIEAYLRHLERLAGYIQDAFEIRDGHDLARQLRLLDMRVRDVLKKLANDEQALVAVAERAKTSDRQIPLRQRYAEVLATWDEYVEPMIQLVNADGAFEQGVRKVENVLLRMLTEQQRLGHLVDDDMLLRTHARILEMQTSAQLTLRHARELLLPLREEARRHNAVTRGAALALSVIRRKGIDAVPQAAMPMFTRPQSTFLGSSGQVEAYVYALARFEPKPARFPKAHKTHKGLAPKAPRTVREMLERCENALPMPDLMSWLLDQEPDGATDELLYWFSRLSREKRFKRERLERREYHTQEHQVSLRSFALLSARDDQPEQTASNANAS